Part of the Rana temporaria chromosome 11, aRanTem1.1, whole genome shotgun sequence genome, gtcaatggaaactaaaataatttgttccgcattgacttcaatagcatgcaatacagcatgcgggcagaggcgggggggggggcgccagagagccttggaaacgtccggaaaggcctgaggacagctcaGCCTTTCccagatttgccgaggtcagccgacctgtcctcgggcctttccgtgcatttccgaacagcGGCGAATGGCTCCGGCGCCTCCCaactcaggccaaacgtggtactgcaccccactttggcctgaatcctgcttgttttgcgacactcgcaaaccgagtaagGATATTTTAAAATACAGCGCCCGTATTgcgaaaacgcttgttaaccgagttactcgcaatccgattgTCATAAAGGTGCCTTTCCGAAATTCCCTTCCATAAATCTCCTTTCTGTATCTAGAAATACACAATAGTTCGTTCAaggatattaaaaataaagtatcAGCGTTGCTCTCGGAAATCTTCCCATCATCCCGGGATGGCGCCGGCGAGAGGCAACTTTGGTCTTTCCTCCTCCGGCGGTGTCGCCTCAGATAAACAGATCCATAGAAACATAACAGATTCACGAGATTCCAGCTTGACCTTTTCCAGCATCAAAACAGGTGTCACGCGCTCCCTCAATTACGTACCgcggtttataaaaaaaaaacgataaggaAAAATAAACCCAACGTGATTAATTAGTCTGGTTATGGAGAAGGAAATGATAAGGCAGATAAACATATTAGGTTTGTGTGCGTTTGCAGGCTCCTCCGACCTATGCCAGTTCCCATTAGTGCGCAACACGGAATACGAAGGGCGATGGAAGGCGAGCCCTGCGAGTCGCACTCGTTATTTTGTAACAACACGCCGAAATAAATTATTCATCGCCAACGTTTTATGAACAAGATTAGCtgaacaactcctttaaagtgaaaCTGTAGTCAATCTAAGTACAGGAGGCATCTCCAGGGGTCTGGACATACACATGGAGAGGATGAGGGCCCCGGAGGGCCCCAGAGCCCAGGATACTGAATACGCAAATACCAAACTCATCTAAGGGGTCAGTGCCTGGTGTTACTCCCTCCTGTGTCTCCCTACGGGCCCATGTAGGAGGTGGCACTGCCATGCAGCAGCTTTGTATTGGGGGGCTCCTGGGATACTCTAGATTAGGGGGTCATCAAACTTGTATGAGGGCCAGggacgccatcaggggggtacaggcagtacacctgtaaggggcccagaggtccccaggggcccagatggcaacccccccttttttttaaggggcccggaggtccccagggccccggatgccaaccccccctttttttttataactatttttttttgcttttattaaagggcccagaggcccccagggccccagatggcaacccccccccccttgtttttattttttcatttttttaatatatttttttatttcttttttttcctttttattaaagggcccagaggcccccagggccccagatggcaaccggataaaaaagaaataaaaaagaaataaaaaagaaaagaaattaaaaaagaaattaaaaaatatattaaaaaaacaaaaaaaaaaacaagggggggggccttgtttttttttccatttttttaatatatttttttattcattttttatcctttttatgaAAGgcaccagaggtccccagggcccccggatggcaacccacctttttatatatatatatatatatatatatatatatatatatatatatatatatatatatatattttttttttattaaccacttccatacgaggcacttacgccccttcctgcccaagccaattttcagctttcagcactgtcgcactttgaatgacaattgcgcggtcgtgctacactgtacccaaacaatttttttatcattttgttcccaaaaatagagctttcttttggtggtatttgatcacctctgcggtttttatttattttttgcgctataaacaaaagaagagtgacaattttaaaaaaaaaacactattttttacttttttatttaataaatatcacaatttttttttaaaaaacttttttttccctcagtttaggccgatacgtattcttctacatatttttggtaaaaaaaatcgcaatgatcatatattgattggtttgcgcaaaagttatagcgtttacaaaatagctgatagatttatggcatttttattttattaatttttttactagtattggcggcgatttgcgatttttttactgtcaccgtgacattgcggcgaacacatcggacacttttgacacgtttttggcgccattcacatttatacagcgattaatgcgataaatatgcactaattactgtataaatgtgactggcattgaaggggttaacactagggggtgagggaggggttaatatgtatacctgtattgtgttctaactgtgggggaaggggggtgactgggggaggtgaccgatctatgtccctatgtacaagggacacagatcggtctcctctctcccctgacaggacgtggagctctgtgtttacacacagagctccacgtccctgctctgtcgttaccgatcgcgggtacctggcggacatcgcgaccgccaggcacgcgcatcggcatctcggggacgcgccgcgcgcgcgccccccagtggccgcaggaatacaggacgtcaattgacgtcctgttgaatattcagagtcaccgtggagccgccatttgacgatggcccggtactctagtggttaaagggcctggaggtccccagggccccggatggctaccccccccttttttataattttttttgtaaggggccttttTGTaagggccccccttttttttttggttcgtcagcacccaaagcccctagcttctcaattcacgccccccgcttctcaatttgctctCAATTAACGGcggcacccccgcttctcaattaaaACCCCCcggcttctcaattcgcagcaccCCCCGCAACAGCATATCCTCCCCCGGTTGTCTGCTCCAgagcagggggcccatgcctgaagctgtgtaagtggccccataactCCTGATGAGGGCCACATAGTATATTTTTTCTCCAAATAATCACTCACTTCGCTGTGGTCTGGCTCCGCCCACTGATGATAACAGGAGGATAATCTGCTGGATATGGATAGTTATGGTTTTTAGGCATTCGATAAACAACAAAGGGGGGGACAGGAATTCCAAAACAACAGACGAGCAAATCAGGAATCAGCAAAACTGAAAGTGGGAGAAGATCGGCGGATTATTATGATATAAAATGTTGCCAATTTGGGGAACTACATTGGAGCCATTGGGAAAGGCGGTTATAAAATCTCCTTTCATAGATCCAGGACCCGTTCTCATGCACAAAATACATCATTTGCtctattactttattttttatttttattacagaaaaaaaattaaattaaattaaatatttaaagagGCCGTACACACCTAAGAATGTATACAAAAAGgataaaacaaagatacaatCCTAATTTAAATAAACCAAACTAcccaaatacacccccccccccaccaaaaaattctaaataaataaacatctttgaaataaacaaacaaaaaaaaaaaagagtaattttTTTCTAACGCAAATTTTTCTCAATAAGAGACATTGGGAATCACCACCTCGGCAAATTTCACAGATGGTTAAAAAATTTGTTTCATTTCGattctttttttacataaattCATTTAGTTTCATTTGTTTCATTCGTTATCAGGATTTGTTTAGTTTATTAGTTTTCAAATAGATTCAAAAAGTATTTGAGCCAATTTCGAATAGTTTCCAAATGTgaaaagttttccaatttccaaaaagcaTTCAATAGGAAATTGGACAACTATTTCtaagttttaaaattttaaaactaTTCAAAAAGTATTCGGAAGTATTTGAAAACGATTTGAATCCGAATTTCATTCGAATTCAAATTTCATTATTTCAGATTCATttgaccacttaacccccggaccatattgctggtcaaagaccagagcacattttgcgattcggcactgcgtcaatttaactgacaattgcgcggtcgtgcgacatggctcccaaacataattggcgtcattttttcccccacaaatagagctttcttttggtggaatttgatcacctctgcggtttttagtttttgcgctataaacaaaaatatacaattttgaaaaaaaatgaatattttttactttttgctataataaatatcccccaaaaatatataaaaaaacatttttttccctcagtttaggccgatacgtattcttctacatatttttcgtaaaaaaaaaaatcgcaataagcgtttattgattggtttgcgcaaaagttatagcgtttacaaaatagggggtatttttatggcatttttattaatatttttttttttcctagtaatggcggcgatcagcgatttttttttcggtactgcgacattatggcggacacttcggacacttttgacacatttttgggaccattggcatttttatagcgatcagtgctataaaaatgcattgattactataaaaatgccactggcagtgaaggggttaacactagggggtggggaaggggttaagtatgttccctgggtgtgttctaactgtagggggggtggcctcactacattgtatgaacagaagatcagcatttcccccgctgacaggactgtaacgggcaatcgcgggtgccccgcggcgatcgcgcccgccgggcacgcgcacgtgcccctagtggcctgcgcgagagccgacgttatattacgtgctcttgcgcaggggagccgacctgccgccataaaacgacggcggccggtcggcaagtggttacatttggtactattctaattcggacactattctattttattctctttggaaattggaaaacgattTCCGAATTCAAATTGTGTTATTTCGGATTCATTTAAATTTGGTTTCTATTCTAATTTGGGAAATCTGATACATACGCTTTTCTGAATAacgaaaatttgtccgaattttaattcggaacgaaacgagcTGCACAATAATAATTCAGAAAATGAATGGAGGCCAGGAGATGATTTTCTGACCAGTCCATCTTCTCACGCCTCGCTCTCACTATCGTCGGTCATTTTGGTCTCAGCCAACTCGGGATTAAACATCAAATTTCTTTCACaacttttttatatcttttgtcttgttttgtaattttttgtatTGTTCTCTTTGTCTTTCCAGTAGATCGTGCCTGATAATTTaaattctcctgaggaagctactaATCGCGGCGAAACGTGTAGGaagaatttttcacattttcgaAGCTGTATTGTATCATCGGATGGATTTTTCTTATTctgttatttttcacttttataaataaatattttttcctatATTATGTTGTAATTTTGCACCTCTAAAATCCCAAACCCTCACTTTTTTCTAAATTTGTTACCAATTAAGGGGATGTGGTgccaatattattatttatagatGATGAGTAGAGAAGTCTTCTCCACTGTCAATACAAGTTGAGCCCTTTATTCTACATCAGTGGTTTCCAAACTATGGTCCTTGGGCTGGAAGCggccctttgtttgcctttatctggcccttaaggcattattcctgccactgacaccaacaatgggggatatttcctgccactgacaccaacgatggggcaaaattcctgccactgacaccaatgatggggcataattcctgacaccaacaatggggcataattcctgccactgacaccaacaatggggcatgattcctgccactgacaccaacaatggggcataattcctgccactgacaccaatgatggggcataattccggccaccgacaccaacaatggggcattattactgccactgacaccaacgatggggaataattcctgccactgacaccaacaatggggcataatgcctgccactgacaccaacgatggggcatcatttctgccactgacaccaacgatggggcataattcctgccactgacaccaaccatagagcgtaattcctgccactgacaccgacgatggggcataattcctgccactgacaccaacaatgggacatgattcctgccactgacactgacaatggggcataattcctgccattaACAGCAACCATGGGGCATAtcttccttccactaacaccaacgatggggcattattcgtaccactgacaccaatgatggggcataattcctgccactgacaccaactatggggcatatttcctgccactgacaccaatgatggggcataattccggccaccgacaccaacaatggggcataattcctgccaccaacgatggggcatgatTCCTGCCACTGAAACCGACGATGGGGCGTAATTCTTGccactgacatcaacgatggggcgtaattcctgccactgacaccaacaatggggaataattcctgccactgacaccaacgatggggcataattactgccactgacaccaactattcccccctgccccccaataccaaagatcgggcattgtttactcccactgggcacagtccagcccccctaaggtttgaaggacagtaagctgggtctttctttagaaagtttggagacccctgatactACATTGATGAACTCCAAATGTTTAGCTCCAAAACAGGCCACTTCTGGTGGAAACAGAACATCTGGGGGTCCGGCGAGCCCCAGCCTTGGCTTTACCCCGCAGTGTTTGCCCAAAGAAAGTTTTATATCGGGCAAACTGTCCTCCTGTTCCTGAGCCTCCATTTCTTGACGTGTGGGATGGAGTTCAGTATTTGGCAAACTTGTTCCCGAAAGTCCCCCCCAGCAAGAAAACAGAAGAGGGGGTTGATGCAGGTGTTCAGGCTGCACACGGCCATCTCCATGAAGAACAGGGCATCCGCCCTCTCGATGGCCACCGACATTTTTAACATTCGAAAAATAATGCAGGAGTTCCGGGAGGCGTGATAAGGGAGGTAGAGAAGACCAAAAATGACCAGCGCCGAGCACATGAGTTTGGTCAACAGacttctcttcttccttctttgcAGTTCAATCCGCCTTAGTTCTCCGACACTGCTGCAGTAGCAGTAGCATATGGAGGCGAAGGGTAGAAGACACCCAACAGCGGTCGAAATTAAAGAGTAAGGCAACGTGACGTGCGTCTTGACAGAAAACACGTAGAGGGAGCAGATCGTTTTATTGTTCTCGCAGACTTGAGTCCCGGCCAAGAAGGTCACAGGCAAGCTGCTGATGGACGTGGCCATCCAAATGGTCACACAGATAAGCAAGGACTGGCGCTTCTTGAGGATCCTCAAAGACTTGAGAGGATGTACGATGGCCAGGTACCGATCGATGCTCAGGCAGGTGACAAAATAGATACTGCAGTAATAGCAGGTGTGATAAATGGTCCTGGTTATTTTACAGACGGCGTCGCCGAAGATCCAGTGGAGGTGGTTGAAGTGGTAGTAGATCAAGCAAGGGAGGCAAAGGACCCAAGTGACGTCGGCGAGGACCAGGTTGAAGAGGAAGATGGTGCTTCTGTTCCAACGTTTGATCCGAGCGACCAGGATCCACATGACGGCGAGGTTCAGGGACAATCCCACCACGAGGATGAAGAGGAAGGTGAGAGGGAAGATAATTCTCTGGATAGTCCCAAGGAAGGTGCCCGTTTTCTCACAAAAGTCATCTTCTaccctctgagaaaaaaaaaataaaaagaaccttCAGTTGGGTCAACCAGAAACTCTCAGAATAAAAGGTTCTTGAGCAAAATCTAAATACTTTTGGTACCTCCAAGCTTACCTATATAAGGAGTGATCAGTGCCGGGACATGGTCAAGCTGTGCGAAGATGGGAAACAGCAACCCCCTCATTGCGTGGATGCAGAGCTCCCCCTTTTCCCACCCCATCCCCCCCTGTACCCCAGTGCAGAGCGAGCTACCCCACTCCGTAGCACCCCCAATATGCAAAGCTCCCCTACatctcagcaccccccccccaatacacaaaTCTCCCCCACCTTCTAGCACCCACAGAGAACTCAAGCCCACCTCCTAGCACCTCCTAATAGACAGAGCTACCCCCACCTCCTAGCACCCCCCCCTAATACACAGAACTCCCCCCAACTCCTATGCAAAGCTTCCCTACATCTCAGCACCCCCCCAATACACAAATCTCCCCCACCTTCTAGCACCCACAGAGAACTCAAGCCCACCTCCTAGCACCTTCTAATAAACAGAGCTACCCCCACCTCCTAGCACCCCCTCCCAatacacagagcccccccccacctgctaGCACCCCCAATACACAGAGCTCCCCCACCTCCTAGTACCCCCAAtacacagagccccccccacctGCTAGCACCCCCAATACACAGAGCTCCCCCCACCTCCTAGTACCCACAATACACAGAGCTTCCCCACCTCCTAGCACCACCAATACACAGAGCTCCCCCACCTCCTAGTACCCCCAATACACAGAGCTCCCCCCACCTCctagcacacccccccccaattCACAGAACTCCCCCCAACTCCTATGCAAAGCTCCCCTACATCTCAGCACCCCCCCCAATACACAAATCTCCCCCACCTTCTAGCACCCACAGAGAACTCAAGCCCACCTCCTAGCACCTTCTAATAAACAGAGTTCCCCCACCTCCTAGTACCCCCAAtacacagagcccccccaccTGCTAGCACCCCCAATACACAGAGCTCCCCCACCTCCTAGCACCCCCAAtacacagagcccccccaccTGCTAGCACCCCCAATACACAGAGCtcccccacctccgagcacccccAATACACAGAGCCCCCCACCTCCTAGCACCCCCAATACACAGAGACCCCCACCTCCTAGCACCCCCAATACACAGAGCCCCCCACCTCCTAGCACCTTCTAATACACAGTGTAAGTTTCTGaatttgcccccctccccccggtatCCGCCTTTTGCAGTCCCTGCACAGCATTAGAAGGAGCAGCATAAGGGACCATGTGCTTACATGAAGCCCGCTGATAGGAGAGCAGAGAGATGCTCACTGGGTTGctatcctttcactgtccagcttCTGGGTGAGGTCCAGGgcgacctgggctcagaggaactGACCTGAATAATGCTTTCTATCCAAacgaggacatcttgtggcagaAAAGAAGTACTGCAGGTGAGCGCTCCAGATTGAAAGTATGTATTGCAACAAGAGATGCTATTTTTTGTAATTCAATTTTTCTTAATGGGTGATAGTTTATGGtttgtttgttgtttgttttttgggctgGAGTTAAGTGATAATAGAAGAATTGGATTAGTAAAATAGAAATGTGAATTGCTCTGGGCACTGACCTGCTCTGAGGGGTCTCCCATCCTCTGCGACTCGCCGCTGCCTCTGATTTCCTCTCCGAGGTGTAAATAACCTTTTATATGTGTTTGTTCTGTGGATCTATCCAGGtaacgggggagggggtgtgcaaTGTGTGCAATGTGCTGCGGCGTGCGCTCAGCCCTCATACTGCGGTCTCTATAGAGAGCGCTCGTCCACaaaacaaaagagagagagattccttccactgacagcgGGTgacaaaagagagaaaaaacaatTTCCTGGAAGTGTTACCGAGTGCGCCAATCTTCCATCCGATCGTAATGTCCACATAATCAATCCCT contains:
- the LOC120917415 gene encoding P2Y purinoceptor 1-like, with the translated sequence MVIVEIGPIIEEKGRSSLRVEDDFCEKTGTFLGTIQRIIFPLTFLFILVVGLSLNLAVMWILVARIKRWNRSTIFLFNLVLADVTWVLCLPCLIYYHFNHLHWIFGDAVCKITRTIYHTCYYCSIYFVTCLSIDRYLAIVHPLKSLRILKKRQSLLICVTIWMATSISSLPVTFLAGTQVCENNKTICSLYVFSVKTHVTLPYSLISTAVGCLLPFASICYCYCSSVGELRRIELQRRKKRSLLTKLMCSALVIFGLLYLPYHASRNSCIIFRMLKMSVAIERADALFFMEMAVCSLNTCINPLFCFLAGGDFREQVCQILNSIPHVKKWRLRNRRTVCPI